In Solobacterium moorei, a single genomic region encodes these proteins:
- a CDS encoding acyltransferase family protein, which translates to MNKMTSEKIIFLNFLMSCFMVCYHTISINDSYALNTWDVRFARGFGNVFSVMGSFAMCYFFFITAYLLFRNYELKDYKRKMKRRFFSLLIPYVAWQIIITFIDILQKQYIFEKTDFLFRTFLIQKYPLD; encoded by the coding sequence ATGAATAAAATGACAAGTGAGAAGATTATCTTCCTAAATTTTTTGATGTCTTGCTTTATGGTGTGTTACCATACTATTTCAATTAATGATAGTTATGCTCTTAACACTTGGGATGTACGATTTGCAAGAGGGTTTGGAAATGTTTTTTCTGTAATGGGAAGTTTTGCAATGTGTTATTTCTTCTTTATAACAGCATACTTATTGTTTCGGAACTATGAATTAAAAGACTATAAGAGGAAAATGAAAAGAAGGTTTTTTTCATTGTTAATACCTTATGTAGCATGGCAAATTATCATTACATTTATCGATATTTTGCAAAAGCAATATATATTTGAAAAAACAGATTTTTTATTCAGAACGTTTTTAATTCAAAAGTATCCTCTAGATTGA
- the tnpA gene encoding IS200/IS605 family transposase gives MATKPNDDSSLSHTRWNCKYHIVFIPKYRRKAIYGKLRADIGGILRQLCAYKDVEIIEAHAMRDHIHMLVKIPPKIAVSSFMGYLKGKSSLMIFEKHANLKYKYGNRNFWAKGYYVSTVGLNTKVVEEYIRNQEKEDMIQDNLSKKEYVDPFKG, from the coding sequence ATGGCAACAAAGCCAAATGACGATTCAAGTTTATCACACACGAGATGGAACTGTAAGTATCATATTGTGTTCATACCAAAGTATAGAAGAAAGGCAATTTACGGAAAATTAAGAGCAGATATAGGAGGGATATTGAGACAGTTGTGTGCATATAAAGATGTAGAAATTATAGAAGCACATGCAATGAGAGATCATATACATATGTTGGTAAAGATACCACCGAAGATAGCTGTATCAAGTTTCATGGGATACTTGAAAGGCAAATCATCGTTGATGATATTTGAGAAACATGCAAATTTAAAATATAAATATGGCAATCGAAACTTTTGGGCGAAGGGTTATTATGTAAGTACAGTAGGTCTGAATACGAAGGTAGTAGAAGAGTATATCCGAAATCAAGAAAAAGAAGATATGATACAGGATAATCTAAGTAAAAAAGAATATGTAGACCCTTTTAAAGGGTAG